In the bacterium SCSIO 12741 genome, AACCTTTTCAGTATTTGGAGTAGGGGGAACATCCTTCATCGAGTTTAAAGCAGAAGATTCAGATTCCCTGGACTTGTTCTCCGATGCCTACACGAATACCCGTTATTCGTCTACTACAGCCATTGTCGGTGCTTCCCACAAATACTTCTTCAACCCAAAACTTATGTCCAAGCTGACCGTGGCGGCAAGTTATACCCAAACGCTGGCAGACATTGACTCCATCAGCGATGTGGATCGTTCAGAGATTCATACCTACGGGCAGAATTTTCAGCAAACCAAGTATTCCTTGAATTACAAACTGAATAAGAAATTCAACTCCCGCAACACGATGAATGGTGGGGTGATCTTTGATCGCTACGAAATGGATGTGAACGACTCCATTTACAAACCAGAGGGCGATTACTACCGAGTCATTACGGACTTCAACGGAGGGTTTAACTTGATGCAGCTCTTCGTGCAATGGAAGCATCGATTCAATAAGGATCTGTCAGTGAATTTGGGACTTCATTCCCAGCATTTGTTAGACAATGGCTCTTTTAATTTGGAGCCGCGGTTTGCCGCTAAGTACAGGGCAAGCGGACAGCATGTGTTTGAATTTGGAACTGGTTTGTACAGCCAGATTCAGCCCATCACCGTATACTTTGTAGAAGAAAAAGATGCCGCTGGGAATTCAACTTTACCCAACGAAGGCCTCGACTTTTCGCGAAGCGCTCATTTCGTATTGGGGCACAATTACCTGATCAACGAAAACCTTCACCTTAAATCAGAAGTGTATTACCAGTATCTGTTCAACGTGCCTGTGGACGCCACTTCCTCTTCCTTCAGCATGATCAATCAGGGGTCGGACTTTGAAATCACCACCAATACTGGAATGGTTAACCAGGGTGATGGTTACAATTATGGTCTTGAGTTGACCCTGGAGAAGTTCTTTTCACGGGGTTATTATTTCTTGACCACCGGATCGCTGTTTGAATCCAAATACCGGGGAAGTGATGGCATCGTTCGCAACACGGCCTTTAACACCAACTACGTGTTCAATGGTTTGGCAGGAAAAGAGTTTAAGTTGAAAAAGGGGATGTCCCTCTCCTTCGATACCAAGGTGACCTATGCAGGTGGAAGAAGATACACACCCATCGATCTGGAGGCTTCTCGCCAGGCTGGTACTGAAATCCGGAAAGATGATCTGGCCTATTCCGAGCGCTACAATGACTACTTCCGTTGGGATTTTAAAATTACGCTACGTCACAATTTCAAAAAGATTTCGCAGCAGTTTGCCATCGATATTCAAAACCTGACCAACAACCAGAATGTGTTTGCTTACGGGTATAATCCACGAACTGGAGAAATTGCAACCACCTACCAGCGCGGCTTTTTTCCTGATGTGCAGTACAAGATTTATTTCTAAGCAGTCAGAAGGGTTAAATTTGAAAGGATGACAAGACGGGAAAGACGAATCGAACTCCTGGGTTTCAACGATTTCTGGTTGGTTCTCTTGGGTATTCCCGTGACTGGAATTTTGATTCCAATCGTCTTTTTCGATTTATTACCCACCGGAGGTATAGAATACTGGAAGTTTAGCTTAATCTCCATCGGTTTTACTGCGGCTTACTGGTTAGGTGATCGAAAAATTTTGATCTACCTCCGGAAGAAGTTCCCTGGTTACTACAAGTACAATAAGAGGATTTTCCTACAAGCCATCGTTATCCTAACCTTTACACCTGGGATTTGTTATGCGGCGGGACTTTTACTTCCGGAATTACGAACCGAGCTTTCGCCTAAATACCACCATGAACAATATCGATACTACCTGGTTAGTCTAATTATTACGCTGGCCATTACGGCCACCTACGAGAGTATTTACGCCATCTTTCTCTTACGAAATGCCACCCTGGAAGGAGAGCGTTTAAAAAAGGAGAATCTACGGTCTCAATTAGCGACGTTGAAGAGTCAGGTAAATCCGCATTTCCTGTTTAATAGTTTGAATACACTGAGTTCCATTATTCCAGAGAACCCGGATCAGTCGGTGGAATTTGTTCAAAAGCTCTCCACGGTTTATCGATACATTCTGGAGATCCGAGACCGGGAATTGATTTCATTACAGGAGGAATGGAAGTGTATCGAAGCCTATCGCTTTTTGCTCAATATCCGGTTTGGAGAAAACCTAAGCATCGAAAACCACATTAGCCCAGAGGACATGGACAAGCATATCGTGCCCCTATCCCTTCAAATGCTTTTGGAAAACGCCATTAAGCACAATGTGGTGTCTAATAAACGGCCGCTAACGATAGAAATCGCATCTATCGAGAATGGTCGCTTGTTGGTTTCGAATAATTTGCAGCTCAAAAATCAGGTGGAAGCCTCTACTCAAACCGGACTTGAAAATATCAATCGCAGGTACCGAATTCTCAATGGAGAAGAGGCCGAAGTCATTGTGAGTGAGACCCACTTTCGAGTGGCCTTACCCTTAATTGAAACGGAATAGTATGCAGATTCTAATCATTGAAGACGAAAAGCCTGCTTCACGACGCCTGGAGCGAATGATCAAATCTCATCGGCCCAATTGGAAGGTGCTCGATGTGTTGGATACCGTGGAAGATTCAGTGAATTGGTTCCGCAACATGTCCTTGCCTGATTTGGTGTTTATGGATATTCAACTCGCCGATGGAATTAGCTTTAACATCTTTGAACAGGTATCCATGACCTGCCCGGTGATTTTTACCACGGCCTACGACCACTATGCCATTCAGGCATTCAAAGTAAATAGCATTGATTATTTACTGAAGCCGATCGATGAGGCCGAACTTCAGCAGGCCATTACCAAGTTTGAACAACGCAGTCAAGGGGATTCGATGAAACAAATGGATTGGATGAAGTTGGTTCAACAATCCATCAAAGAGAATCCCTACAAGGAGCGCTTTTTGGTACGACTTGGCGATCAGCTCAAGTACATTCCAGTGGATCAAATTGCCCTGTTCTACTCGGAGCAGAGCACACCCTATCTGGTGGATTTCGATGGACGAAAGAGCTTGATTGATTATCCCCTGGACCAGTTGACCGAAATGCTTGATCCCAAGGAATACTTCCGCGTTTCTCGAAAGCTTATCGTCCATCACCGCAGCATCTCCAAGATCCATACCTGGTTTAACGGAAGGCTGAAGTTGTCGCTAAAACCTGCTGCTCCTTTTGAAACTTTGGTAAGCCGCGATCGCGTGAATGCTTTTAAAGCCTGGCTCGATCAGTGATTCCCCGACAGGGCTAAGGTTTTTTCTATTATTTTTCGGCAACAATTGGAGATGGTATGAAGTGGGAAAATTTTGTGGTCGTAATCTTTTTGTTGCTCGCCTCACGGCTTGAAGCTCAACAGGTTCCCAATGTAATTGAGAATATTGACTACCTCGTTACTTTTTGCCCGGAAGCGTCAAAAAGTTATGGGGATGATGACTTTACCCAGGTTTTCTTCTTCGCTATTCCTGAATCTCACACTCGCCCCTTCTACATTCGGGTATATGATCCGGAAGTAGGTGGAGAAATTGACGCCAAACATGGTGGTGCGTATGATTCTAAGTTCCGCTATACCGTATTTGGTGGAAAAGGATGTTTTTCAGACGAAGCCAACCAAAGCGTAGAGCCCAATAACGATTTGCGCAAAGGAGTCATGTTGGCTACTAAAACCTTTACCAACGAAGCTCGATACGAAAACGGATGGTACACCTTTGGTCCGTTCAACCCCAAAGAAGGGGAGTACTCACCTGAGCAAAAAGCCCGTATTTTCAAGATTATTGCAGAAGGTTTGTCTGGAGATGATGGCAACTTGTACCGCTACTTTATCAGTCAAAATGTAGGGGCCAACAAAGCCATTCTGGGCGCCAATGCCTTTACTTACGAGTATTCCTTCCGTATGAAATCGGAGCCGAGTTCAGTGGCTCACTTGTACCCCTTTCTTAGCCGTGATGTGGTTTCGATCAAGCAACACAATTTCGATTTCGATTCCGATGGACAAATTCTGATTTACTCCGTGGCCAAAAACCGTCACGTATCTGCCACTTCCGGAAACGGAGATTGGGCAGAGCAGACCCATGAGATTGTAGATCGGGAGAAAAATGCCAGCTTAGATATGCAATTTGTAAAAGCAGGTAACGCGGCCAACGATATGGTCGTATACATCACCAATCAGTACGATAAGCCCGTACCCTTCTTCGCTATTCCGATTGGAGGGAAGCCGGCCTATGACTACAATTTACAGGTCAAAGTCAAATAGCCTTGAGAAAAATACTTCCGCTTCTTATCGGGTTGGGTTTGTTGCCGCTGGTGATGCTGGGGCAGTTTAGCCGCTACCAGGTAAGGTCATTCAATGTGGAAAGTGGACTGCCGGATGAATTCATCTACGATGTGATGGAGGATCGCTGGGGTTACCTTTGGGTGGCTACAGCTAAGGGAATTACCCGTTATTCGGGAGAGAATTACAGAGCTCTTGAGGAAGAGCGGCCTTTGCTGGAAGATGGAAGTGATTTTCCTACCCACCTGGCCGAAGGCGCATTAGACCATAAATATGCCGGTTACTTCTCCGGTAAATTAGCCCATTTTACAACCGATACCTTTCACCTGATTGGGGATTTAGAAGGAAACAAAATCATTGGCCTTTTGAGTTCGGATTCCGGTGTGGTGGCCTTGACTCAAGTCGGCGGACTTTCATTTTTGACCGAGGATACGGTGATCTCTTTCAATCCTGAAGGGTTGGATGAAGTGTACTCATTTCAGGCTCAATCTTTTGGTGGCGAAGTGCTTATTGCTACGAGTGACGGCCTTGCCCGAATTGCTTTAAATGACCCCAACAAAGTCCATTGGATTCATCGGGGATTTTCCTTTACGGCCTTAGCTCCTGGGCCTCATTCAGGATCTTTTGCGGCGCTGAATGACCAGGGCGAGTGGTGGGTCATGGATGATTTGTCTGGGCAAAATCCCAAGCGATTGAGCAACGAATTGCTCTATGATTTGATTATTACCGACGTCCTTTTGCTGGATACCAAAGAATGGGCATTTGCTACAGCCAATAAAGGGGTGTTTTTCGCCTTTGCCGATACAAGTAGCCAATTGCAACTTATCAGTCCGGATGTGCCCGAAGCGCGTCAATTTGGAGCCAGCTGTCTCTGGACCGATCATCATGGAAATCTCTGGTCAGGAACCAAAGGCAAGGGGTTGGTGCAGATTATTCCGGGTAGGCAATTGGTCATGTCAATAGAAGCTGGTAGTGATGAAGTTCAAGTTAATGCCATTGCTCAAATCAACGACACACTGGCCTATGCTGGAACCAATAATGGCTTGTATAAAGTCCTCTACAATCCACCCACCCGAACCTATCGCATTGAGCAAGACAGCGCCTTCCTGTTTCAGGAAATTCTCACCCTTGATTTCCAAAACAATCAATTAGCTGTGGCCACGCTCGAAGGAGTCGTACTTACCGATCCCATTTCTCGTCGGTGGATTCAAACCTTTTTTCTGGATGATTTACCGGTTGACCTGGGCGTAGGAATGAATCAGTTGCATACCTTCATTCGCAGTGGTTCCGATCAATTTGTATTTGCCATCCAGCGCAAGGGGATTGTGATCTATCAGCCGTCTACTCAAAAGGCTGAACATTACCACACGGCTCATGGCTTACTTCACAACGATATTCATCAGCTATTCCGCGATAGTCAATCCCGGTTGTGGGTGGTGAGTCGTGAAAGCGGAGTGGCGGTAATGGCCAAAGACGGGAGCTTTAGAAACTTAAATCAGGAAGGGCTGATTACGACACCAGTGATCACCGATCTTACGGAAGATCGATTTGGCTCCATTTGGTTGGCTACGGCCGGTGAGGGTCTGTTCAGATTGGACAAAGGATTAAATCCTACGCAGTTTACCAAAGACACTGGACTTTATTCCAATGTTTGTTTATCCATTATCTGTACCGAAGGGAACCTGATTACCTTGAGCCAGAATGAGGGTATTTGCCAAATTCGGGTGGAAGAAAATGGCGATCTAACCTGGGTAAAAACAGATAAAAAACCGGGGACTCAGTTTGCAGTTGCCTCTAAGGGAATAGCGCATCAAAATCGAATCTGGTTGGGAACAGAATCCGGATTGGCCCTGTTGTTTAGTCCGCATATTTGGAAAAACTACCAGCGTCCCCGTTTCAAATTGCACCTCAACTACACCAAGGTACTTGGTGAAAAGGGCTACAAAATTGGGCTCTTAAAACCGATGCCCGAGCAGTCTTGGCCGCTGGAACATTACGCCAAAAACCTTCAATTCAGTTTCGAATCACCTGATTTTCATCCGGAATCGGGAGTGTCGTATCAATACCGGCTAAAGGGTTTGAGTGAGACCTGGTCGGAAAAGGGGCGAGCAACTTCGGCGAGCTATTCTAACCTGGCACCCGGTAAGTATGAGTTTCAGGTTCAAGCTTCCTCAGGCGAAATTTTGTCTCCTGTAGTGGCTTTTCCATTTACCATCGAACTTCCTTTTTGGGAGGAGTGGTGGTACTACTTACTCGAGGTTTCCATCCTGGCTTCTCTGGTCATTTTGGCCCTTCTTTCACCCAAGGTTATTAAGAGTAAGAGGTTTGTTCGCCTACTGGCCTACATTGCCATCTTTATGGTTTTTGAGTACATCCACATTTTGCTTGAGCCCTATATCGAGCGAGATTATGTAGCTGCGGTTCCCATCTTTAAGGTTTTGGCCCATTTGCTGTTGGCCATCGCTTTGTTCCCACTCGAATTAATCCTGAGTCGACGGCTTAAAAAGCAACGAAATCAAAGTGAGGCTGCAAATGTTCAGTCATCCTGAAAAAGAAATTCTTCATCTCCATTGATCCAACCGATTAAGGTTTCATAGTAATCCCGCTGAATGATTTTGGACTTTAACCAGGCATAAAACGCCATGGCCTGAATGTCTTCTCGTTCCGTGCCTACCCAATCAAAACTGGCTTCCAGCTCTTTAAAAAAGACCGGATTTCGAGGCAATTCGGGATCCACAATAATGCGTTTGATGATTTGAATAAAAACTCGGACTCGCTTATACAACCCAAGCTTAAAGAATTCACCAAAGTAACGCTCCATACTTCGAATACGGTTTAAGGCAATTTCGTAATGCTCCAGCTCGTAGTGGACAAACATCTCGATTAGTTCTTTTTTGAGTAGCCATTCCTTACCCATGTTCTTGTCGATCCACCCATTCGTATGGTAAATGTTG is a window encoding:
- a CDS encoding response regulator transcription factor, with the protein product MQILIIEDEKPASRRLERMIKSHRPNWKVLDVLDTVEDSVNWFRNMSLPDLVFMDIQLADGISFNIFEQVSMTCPVIFTTAYDHYAIQAFKVNSIDYLLKPIDEAELQQAITKFEQRSQGDSMKQMDWMKLVQQSIKENPYKERFLVRLGDQLKYIPVDQIALFYSEQSTPYLVDFDGRKSLIDYPLDQLTEMLDPKEYFRVSRKLIVHHRSISKIHTWFNGRLKLSLKPAAPFETLVSRDRVNAFKAWLDQ
- a CDS encoding TonB-dependent receptor, translating into MKNSVLAFLALILFTGFAHSQEKLSVIKGVVMDKSSQFTIPGANVVLVSVEPKKGVSTDAEGRFRIEGVAPGRHQIQVSFLGYETQTMSNLLVVGAKELEIQVELVESFTQLKEVVVSSEGEKTEAINEMAMVSARQFSVEEAARYSGALQDPARMATNFAGVSGANDSRNDIIIRGNSPSGVLWRMEGIDIPSPNHFATLGTTGGPVGMLNLNNLANSDFLTGAWSSDYGNALSGVFDLRLREGNRDKYEFLAQVGFNGFEVGAEGPFSKKKKGSFLANYRYSTLGVFQALGINLGTGAAIPQYQDLTFKMNFPTEKAGTFSVFGVGGTSFIEFKAEDSDSLDLFSDAYTNTRYSSTTAIVGASHKYFFNPKLMSKLTVAASYTQTLADIDSISDVDRSEIHTYGQNFQQTKYSLNYKLNKKFNSRNTMNGGVIFDRYEMDVNDSIYKPEGDYYRVITDFNGGFNLMQLFVQWKHRFNKDLSVNLGLHSQHLLDNGSFNLEPRFAAKYRASGQHVFEFGTGLYSQIQPITVYFVEEKDAAGNSTLPNEGLDFSRSAHFVLGHNYLINENLHLKSEVYYQYLFNVPVDATSSSFSMINQGSDFEITTNTGMVNQGDGYNYGLELTLEKFFSRGYYFLTTGSLFESKYRGSDGIVRNTAFNTNYVFNGLAGKEFKLKKGMSLSFDTKVTYAGGRRYTPIDLEASRQAGTEIRKDDLAYSERYNDYFRWDFKITLRHNFKKISQQFAIDIQNLTNNQNVFAYGYNPRTGEIATTYQRGFFPDVQYKIYF
- a CDS encoding histidine kinase, translating into MTRRERRIELLGFNDFWLVLLGIPVTGILIPIVFFDLLPTGGIEYWKFSLISIGFTAAYWLGDRKILIYLRKKFPGYYKYNKRIFLQAIVILTFTPGICYAAGLLLPELRTELSPKYHHEQYRYYLVSLIITLAITATYESIYAIFLLRNATLEGERLKKENLRSQLATLKSQVNPHFLFNSLNTLSSIIPENPDQSVEFVQKLSTVYRYILEIRDRELISLQEEWKCIEAYRFLLNIRFGENLSIENHISPEDMDKHIVPLSLQMLLENAIKHNVVSNKRPLTIEIASIENGRLLVSNNLQLKNQVEASTQTGLENINRRYRILNGEEAEVIVSETHFRVALPLIETE